A region from the Janthinobacterium agaricidamnosum genome encodes:
- a CDS encoding SGNH/GDSL hydrolase family protein, producing MNSKMVHTGEIIMHNKNVYWDETMMQNDFHQPSILAIGDSWFWYPLPGGSLLSKLGNLVEKKEHYILAHGNNGAEAYDYVYGTYKRRIQTALQLHGDSLSAVFISGGGNDFAGLSDMRPLLLKDCSACTSAEACYRSGDDEQSLNRFLNKVTGSFIALIDKIIGATWNTTQNATGPTKIYLHNYDYARPTGIGIFGAESKWLRASLVVANVPTHLQDSCIRFLIDEFTLRLKGLVARYPGRVRLVDSRGTLGDDDWANELHPTSTGFEKIAHNVWLPILQGDGLAPK from the coding sequence ATGAATTCAAAGATGGTTCATACTGGAGAAATTATCATGCACAACAAAAATGTTTATTGGGACGAGACCATGATGCAGAACGATTTTCATCAGCCGTCAATATTGGCAATCGGCGACAGCTGGTTCTGGTATCCTCTTCCTGGTGGCTCATTATTAAGCAAATTAGGAAATTTGGTTGAAAAAAAGGAACATTACATTCTAGCTCACGGAAATAACGGTGCCGAAGCCTACGATTATGTTTACGGAACCTATAAAAGAAGAATCCAGACCGCATTACAACTACATGGGGATTCTTTGTCGGCTGTTTTCATAAGCGGTGGAGGGAACGACTTCGCCGGCCTATCCGATATGCGCCCGCTACTGCTAAAAGACTGCTCCGCCTGTACTTCGGCTGAAGCTTGCTACCGATCCGGTGATGACGAGCAAAGCCTGAACCGATTTTTAAATAAAGTTACGGGAAGCTTCATCGCTCTTATCGACAAGATAATTGGTGCAACTTGGAATACGACGCAAAATGCAACCGGACCAACGAAGATCTATTTACATAACTACGACTATGCTCGGCCAACAGGTATCGGCATCTTTGGTGCCGAAAGCAAATGGCTGCGAGCATCGCTAGTAGTCGCAAACGTGCCTACCCACCTGCAGGATTCCTGCATCCGTTTTTTGATCGACGAGTTCACTTTGCGGTTGAAGGGGTTGGTCGCTCGTTATCCCGGCCGCGTTCGTCTTGTCGATAGTCGCGGCACCTTAGGTGACGACGACTGGGCTAACGAGCTTCATCCAACGTCGACGGGTTTCGAAAAAATTGCGCACAATGTGTGGCTACCCATATTGCAAGGCGATGGACTTGCACCTAAGTGA
- a CDS encoding glycoside hydrolase family 19 protein, producing the protein MQIMPLAGRRATLFLAPLNAAMSEFSIDTPLRQAAFLAQVGHESGQLRYVRELASGTVYEGRADLGNVVAGDGVRFKGRGLLQVTGRANYAACGVALDIDLLAAPQLLEQTTFACRSAGWFWQSRGLNRLADAGDQERVTRRINGGVNGLAERLALYQAARKVLA; encoded by the coding sequence ATGCAGATCATGCCGTTGGCCGGCCGCCGCGCTACGCTGTTCCTGGCTCCGCTGAATGCGGCGATGAGCGAGTTCAGCATCGATACGCCGCTGCGCCAGGCGGCGTTTCTGGCACAGGTGGGGCACGAATCGGGACAGTTGCGTTATGTGCGCGAGCTGGCCAGCGGCACGGTCTATGAAGGACGCGCGGACCTGGGTAATGTGGTCGCTGGCGATGGCGTGCGCTTCAAGGGGCGCGGCTTGCTGCAGGTGACGGGGCGCGCCAACTACGCGGCGTGCGGCGTGGCGCTGGATATCGACTTGCTGGCGGCGCCGCAGTTGCTGGAGCAGACGACTTTCGCGTGCCGCTCGGCGGGCTGGTTCTGGCAATCGCGCGGCTTGAACCGCCTGGCCGACGCGGGTGACCAGGAACGGGTGACGCGCCGCATCAACGGCGGTGTGAACGGCCTGGCCGAACGCCTGGCCTTGTACCAGGCTGCGCGCAAGGTGCTGGCATGA
- a CDS encoding nucleobase:cation symporter-2 family protein translates to MASPRLKSIHRGVSATTPAAPSPVDEVLPAGKLFTLGLQHVLVMYAGAIAVPLIVGRALKLPPEQVAALISADLFCCGLVTLIQSLGIGKHFGIRLPVMMGVTFAAVSPMLAMANNPALGITGIFGAVIGAGVVSMLIAPFISRLLALFPPVVTGSIIAVIGVSLMRVGVNWAMGGPPAMAQIADPAFLKMAAAATAAGLPAPPGPVPLIANPGYGALDNMGIAFFVLAVILLVAKYGRGFLSNIAVLIGIISGTALSFALGKADFAKVASAKAFAIVTPFQFGMPTFDLVAIVTMSLVMIVVMIESLGMFLALGEMTGKRIEQADISRGLRVDGLGTLIGGIFNTFPYTSFSQNVGLVGVTGVRSRWVCVAAGILLLIMGVIPKIAQTAEAVPAFVLGGAGLVMFGMVAATGIRILAGVDYKSNRNNLFIVALAIGFGMLPLVAEQYAQHMPKVLSPLLHSGILLAAIVAVLLNLFFNGLASSEKAREQARENSHGSD, encoded by the coding sequence ATGGCCTCTCCCCGTCTGAAATCCATCCACCGCGGCGTGTCCGCTACCACGCCTGCCGCTCCGTCCCCCGTCGATGAAGTGCTGCCGGCCGGGAAACTGTTCACCCTGGGCTTGCAGCACGTACTCGTCATGTATGCGGGCGCCATCGCCGTGCCGCTGATCGTCGGCCGCGCGCTCAAGCTGCCGCCCGAGCAGGTGGCGGCGCTGATCAGTGCCGACCTGTTCTGCTGCGGCCTCGTGACCCTGATTCAGTCCTTGGGAATCGGCAAGCATTTCGGCATCCGTCTGCCCGTCATGATGGGCGTGACCTTTGCCGCCGTCAGTCCCATGCTGGCCATGGCGAACAATCCGGCCCTGGGCATCACCGGCATCTTTGGTGCCGTGATCGGCGCCGGCGTCGTTTCCATGCTGATCGCGCCCTTCATCAGCCGCCTGCTGGCCCTGTTCCCGCCCGTGGTCACGGGCAGCATCATCGCCGTGATCGGCGTGTCGCTGATGCGCGTGGGCGTAAACTGGGCCATGGGCGGGCCGCCCGCCATGGCGCAGATCGCCGATCCCGCTTTTCTCAAGATGGCCGCGGCCGCCACGGCGGCCGGCTTGCCCGCGCCGCCTGGCCCCGTGCCCCTGATCGCCAACCCCGGCTACGGCGCGCTGGACAACATGGGCATCGCCTTCTTCGTGCTGGCCGTCATCTTGCTAGTGGCCAAGTATGGCCGTGGTTTCCTGTCGAATATCGCCGTGTTGATCGGCATCATCTCCGGCACGGCCCTGTCGTTTGCGCTGGGCAAGGCCGACTTCGCCAAGGTGGCCAGCGCCAAGGCTTTCGCCATCGTTACGCCGTTCCAGTTCGGCATGCCGACTTTCGACCTGGTTGCCATCGTGACCATGAGCCTGGTGATGATCGTCGTCATGATCGAGTCGCTCGGTATGTTCCTGGCCTTGGGCGAGATGACGGGCAAGCGTATCGAACAGGCCGACATCAGCCGCGGCTTGCGCGTCGATGGTCTGGGGACCTTGATCGGCGGTATCTTCAATACCTTCCCGTACACGTCGTTTTCGCAAAACGTGGGACTGGTGGGCGTGACGGGCGTGCGCAGCCGCTGGGTCTGCGTGGCGGCCGGCATCCTCCTGCTAATCATGGGTGTGATCCCGAAGATCGCGCAGACGGCCGAAGCCGTGCCGGCGTTCGTGCTGGGCGGGGCAGGGCTGGTGATGTTCGGCATGGTCGCCGCGACGGGCATCCGCATTCTGGCCGGCGTCGACTACAAGAGCAACCGCAACAACCTGTTCATCGTGGCCCTGGCTATCGGCTTCGGCATGCTGCCGCTGGTGGCCGAGCAATATGCGCAGCACATGCCGAAAGTCCTGTCGCCGTTGCTGCACAGCGGCATCCTGCTGGCCGCCATCGTTGCCGTGCTGCTCAATCTGTTCTTCAACGGGCTGGCGTCAAGCGAAAAAGCGCGGGAGCAGGCGCGCGAGAACAGCCATGGCAGCGATTGA
- a CDS encoding phage tail protein — MVALLAWLKVHQLDLMTNEKTRKHGIAFKFEFNNRETVDISIKLNLTERIAVKPARPVAWTSSILPR, encoded by the coding sequence ATGGTGGCCCTGCTAGCCTGGCTGAAAGTTCACCAGCTCGACCTGATGACCAATGAGAAAACGCGCAAGCACGGCATCGCCTTCAAGTTCGAATTCAACAACCGTGAAACAGTCGATATCTCGATCAAGCTGAACCTGACCGAGCGCATCGCGGTCAAACCGGCGAGGCCGGTTGCCTGGACATCCAGCATCCTGCCGAGATAA
- a CDS encoding TonB-dependent receptor encodes MTPHASTVRHTLIALAISAAFPLQAMAQDSVPAPAADAPAVPAAQTGPGQLETVIVTAQRRAENIKDVPMSIATLKGDKLDTLTAGGADIRFLNSRSPSVSVESDYGRTFPRFYIRGLGNTDFDLNASQPVGLVMDDVVQENAMLKGFPVFDVDQVEVLRGPQGTLFGRNSPAGVIKFDSAKPVFKTEGYLSGGFGKDGMKNLEGAFNVPVSDTVALRFSGQTQRRDDRVHNPRPTGTRDFEGYEDSAARLQVLVKPTRDFTALFNVHARNLDGTATLFRANILKQGTNDLVDGFDYDNYPTDGINRQHLKTKGASMRLKWDLPGVTLHSITGYEKLDFYSRADVDGGYGAVSAPPMGPGFIPFVVETADVIPKHKQISQEFRAESSARGPLQWIAGLFYFKEDIQIDSIGFNSLAPGNPQSPNYATQNQSSKSYAAFGSLNYTVSDALKLRAGLRYTTDKKDFSAKRVEATTAGPFDLHDTSHNVSWDLSGTYVLTPETNAYARIATGYRAPSMQGRLNGLADRPSFAGAEKALSVEAGIKQDLFDKRARLSLAIFQYRVKDKQLTAGSGAVNMNQLINADKATGRGVELDFQANLSDSLSMTLGGSYNHTEIQDKKLFVQSCGNAQNNPASGCTVTDPLGPFKGTAYIDGNPLPRAPEWQTNFTLKYSIPLANGEFYAYTDWAYRTSYNFFLYEAKEYKAKELLEGGLRVGYKWDKYELSAYGRNITNQIQSLGAIDFDNLTGIVNEPRTYGVQFKAVF; translated from the coding sequence TCAGCGCCGCCTTTCCGCTGCAGGCGATGGCACAGGATAGCGTCCCGGCGCCAGCCGCCGACGCGCCTGCCGTCCCGGCGGCACAGACCGGTCCTGGCCAGCTGGAAACGGTGATCGTGACGGCGCAGCGGCGCGCGGAAAACATCAAGGACGTGCCCATGTCCATCGCCACCTTGAAAGGCGACAAGCTCGACACGCTGACGGCCGGCGGCGCCGACATCCGCTTCCTCAACAGCCGCTCGCCCAGCGTGTCCGTCGAATCGGATTACGGCCGTACCTTCCCCCGTTTCTACATTCGCGGCCTGGGCAATACCGACTTCGACCTCAACGCCTCGCAGCCGGTGGGCCTGGTGATGGACGACGTGGTGCAGGAAAACGCCATGCTCAAGGGCTTTCCCGTGTTTGACGTCGACCAGGTCGAAGTGCTGCGCGGCCCGCAAGGCACCTTGTTCGGCCGTAACTCGCCAGCCGGCGTGATCAAGTTCGATTCCGCCAAGCCCGTCTTCAAGACGGAAGGCTACCTGAGCGGCGGCTTCGGCAAGGATGGCATGAAGAACCTGGAAGGCGCGTTCAACGTGCCCGTCAGCGACACGGTGGCCCTGCGCTTTTCCGGCCAGACGCAGCGCCGCGACGACCGCGTGCACAACCCGCGCCCCACCGGCACGCGCGACTTCGAAGGCTATGAAGACAGCGCCGCCCGCCTGCAGGTATTGGTCAAGCCCACGCGCGACTTCACGGCCCTGTTCAACGTGCACGCGCGCAATCTCGACGGCACGGCCACCCTGTTCCGCGCGAATATCCTGAAACAGGGCACGAACGACCTCGTCGACGGATTTGATTACGACAACTACCCGACCGACGGCATCAACCGCCAGCACCTGAAAACCAAGGGCGCCAGCATGCGCCTGAAATGGGACTTGCCCGGCGTCACCTTGCATTCGATCACCGGCTACGAAAAGCTCGATTTCTACAGCCGCGCCGACGTCGACGGCGGCTATGGCGCCGTGTCCGCGCCGCCGATGGGTCCCGGCTTCATCCCGTTCGTCGTGGAAACGGCCGACGTGATCCCCAAGCACAAGCAGATTTCGCAGGAATTCCGCGCCGAGTCGTCTGCCCGCGGCCCGCTGCAATGGATAGCCGGCCTGTTCTACTTCAAGGAAGATATCCAGATCGACAGCATCGGCTTCAACAGCCTGGCGCCCGGCAACCCGCAAAGCCCGAACTACGCCACGCAAAACCAGAGCTCGAAGTCGTACGCGGCCTTCGGCTCGCTCAACTACACGGTCTCGGACGCCCTGAAACTGCGCGCCGGCCTGCGCTACACGACCGACAAGAAGGATTTCTCCGCCAAGCGGGTGGAAGCGACCACGGCCGGCCCCTTCGACTTGCACGACACCTCGCACAACGTCAGCTGGGACCTGAGCGGCACCTATGTATTGACGCCGGAAACGAATGCCTACGCGCGCATCGCCACCGGCTACCGCGCGCCGTCGATGCAGGGACGCCTGAACGGCCTGGCCGACCGCCCTTCGTTTGCGGGCGCCGAGAAAGCGCTGTCCGTCGAGGCGGGCATCAAGCAGGACCTGTTCGACAAGCGCGCGCGCCTGAGCCTGGCCATATTCCAGTACCGCGTGAAGGACAAGCAACTGACGGCCGGCAGCGGCGCCGTCAACATGAACCAGCTGATCAACGCAGACAAGGCCACGGGCCGCGGCGTGGAACTCGATTTCCAGGCGAACCTCAGCGATTCGCTCAGCATGACCCTGGGCGGCAGCTACAACCACACGGAAATCCAGGACAAGAAGCTGTTCGTGCAAAGCTGCGGCAACGCGCAAAACAACCCGGCCAGCGGCTGCACCGTGACCGACCCGCTGGGCCCGTTCAAGGGCACGGCCTACATCGACGGCAACCCGCTGCCGCGCGCGCCGGAATGGCAAACCAACTTCACATTAAAGTACAGCATCCCCCTCGCCAATGGCGAGTTCTACGCCTACACGGACTGGGCCTACCGCACCAGCTACAACTTCTTCCTGTATGAAGCGAAGGAATACAAGGCCAAGGAACTGCTCGAAGGCGGTTTGCGCGTCGGCTACAAATGGGACAAATACGAACTCTCCGCGTACGGCCGCAACATCACCAACCAGATCCAGTCGCTGGGCGCGATCGATTTCGACAACCTGACAGGCATCGTCAACGAACCGCGCACGTATGGGGTGCAGTTCAAGGCAGTGTTTTGA
- a CDS encoding diguanylate cyclase domain-containing protein translates to MRSLFAHEIIKQLHSGVRSRVYRARAADGTALIVKKPNQQFPSFQQLAQFKREYAIARRCRHPGVAHPLALQLHGGCWTMIVEDCGGQALDQVLRAQVAARRMPSQPALALDDFFDIALQLCAALDEVHRQGVIHKDINPANLVWNGGRRLLQLIDFGIACELPYESHGIANLQTLEGTLRYMAPEQTGRMNRRVDWRADFYALGATFYELLAGQAPFETDDEMELVHCHIARSPDWSHPALASLPGQLLPIIQRLLEKNADQRYQSLQGLRSDLEACRAQKPAQTLKLSDHNGHFLVPQTLHGREDAIAVLLAAFERSAAGRCEMLLVAGHSGIGKSAVVNEVQKPIIARRGCFLSGKFDQLQRDVPYAPLIQAFQELVRQLLGQPEETLRQWSAKLHEVLGSGIGMLIELIPQLALIVGPTDAVPASDPAQAQLRLDRLFPRFVEVFACAGHPLVLFLDDLQWADAATLRMIELLMVSCDKSCMLFIGAYRDNEVSADHPLIALRDKLLAREVRLSTLLLSALTEPQVAQMVSATVRVATHDCAPLTSICYRKTAGNPFFLNQFLASLNETGHLRYRAADDCWDWDLPAIEQAKYTDNVVEVLLEKIRRLPTVTQHLLQLAASCGNRFTLDTLALAMDRAHRKTQQDLWPALRAGLIQPLDERYKYVSGDSDAANSGVAYRFLHDRVQQAAYLVADDATRVANHLLIGRLLLRHTAPQHQDATLFEIVEQLNAGRALIKDADERVQLATLNLQAGVKARRSAAFQSTLEHMRIGLELLPEQAWSVHASLWLDLQLGAAEAAYLCGQFDTAEAIYPLVRARSLSPLQQVRCIAIQAHQYQLQGRLLDAIAVQRDGLALLHIDIPHDVAQMKARFSDILADIGQQPGAHAPDTLLAADDMCEPDAVAAMQMMQGLWMASYYAGQQDLSALMVVSMTRLSMQRGNSDFSAVAYVGYAMMLALYSGDIARGYAFGAMAMALARRRANLQTRTLTGLMFGALSNHWTQPLRSSDALYEEAFGWALEIADFVQVGVVAAVRATDRIILGDYLPHLMHDIEHDLALMRANGQQAMADCCVAAAVQPIKCLMGLLPRHDSYDDGAFSEARFLDQYGGSQLYRAYFLQGKIRNAYLFDSADAEPLAGQLGSVTQIMRGQAKVAECSFYAALILIRALRRDPARDDAGDMLAVVGTLQTSLAEWARQGSDNSDAKHLLVMAEMARYREDLQLATRCYQQAIDAAGLAGYVNIQALGNELCGECWFDQGQARVAGIFIQDAIAHYGQWGAQGKVAQLQARHGALLSRMDGRGAQRHSVSHTHGSSALDLASLLKASQILSNEVGLRSVLTRLITIVCENAGAQVARLLLLSEGSYQLEANIDGDVVTVLQSRQFDLNAASDPQFPLSLLRYVIRTGAEVIEDCITGASRFAADPYVQLHLPRAVMCLPIRHGGQIGGILYFENRLAEASFTEERVAFLRMLGAQAMISISSARLHDSLERRVAERTEQLEDANRKLATLSITDGLTGLANRRHFDDVLRAECARATRVGRPLAVIMLDVDYFKRFNDSHGHQAGDACLVRVAHALAAGMRRAGDLTARYGGEEFSIVLPNTGADEARQIGEALRRAIEDLGISHANAEAQQVTISVGIAVQPAPKAADPDALLRLADAALYHAKDEGRNCVVLRVLPPG, encoded by the coding sequence ATGCGCTCTCTTTTCGCCCACGAGATCATCAAACAGCTGCACAGCGGTGTCCGCTCACGGGTTTACCGTGCCAGGGCCGCCGATGGCACCGCGCTGATCGTCAAGAAACCCAATCAGCAGTTCCCCTCCTTTCAGCAACTGGCGCAATTCAAGCGCGAGTATGCGATCGCGCGCCGTTGCCGCCATCCTGGCGTGGCGCATCCGCTGGCGCTGCAGCTGCACGGCGGGTGCTGGACGATGATCGTGGAAGATTGCGGCGGCCAGGCGCTCGACCAGGTGTTGCGTGCGCAGGTGGCGGCGCGCAGGATGCCGTCGCAACCCGCCTTGGCGCTGGACGACTTTTTCGACATCGCGCTGCAACTGTGCGCGGCTCTGGACGAGGTTCATCGTCAGGGCGTGATCCACAAAGACATCAATCCCGCCAATCTGGTGTGGAATGGCGGCCGGCGCCTGCTGCAGCTGATCGACTTCGGCATCGCCTGCGAACTGCCGTACGAAAGCCATGGCATCGCCAATCTCCAGACGCTGGAAGGCACGCTGCGCTACATGGCGCCGGAACAGACCGGACGCATGAACCGGCGCGTCGATTGGCGCGCCGATTTCTATGCGCTGGGCGCCACCTTCTACGAGCTGCTGGCCGGCCAGGCGCCGTTCGAGACGGACGACGAGATGGAACTCGTGCATTGCCACATTGCGCGCAGTCCCGACTGGTCGCACCCGGCGCTGGCAAGCTTGCCTGGCCAGCTGCTGCCGATCATCCAGCGGCTGCTGGAAAAAAATGCCGATCAGCGCTACCAAAGCTTGCAGGGCTTGCGCAGCGATCTCGAAGCATGCCGCGCGCAAAAGCCGGCGCAGACGCTCAAGCTGTCCGACCACAACGGCCATTTCCTCGTGCCGCAAACGCTGCACGGGCGCGAGGATGCCATCGCCGTGCTGCTGGCGGCATTTGAACGCAGCGCCGCGGGCAGGTGCGAGATGCTGCTGGTGGCCGGCCATTCGGGCATCGGCAAGTCGGCGGTCGTCAACGAAGTGCAAAAGCCCATCATCGCGCGGCGCGGCTGCTTCCTGTCCGGTAAATTTGACCAGCTCCAGCGCGACGTGCCGTATGCCCCGCTGATCCAGGCCTTCCAGGAGCTGGTGCGCCAGCTGCTCGGCCAACCCGAGGAAACGCTGCGGCAGTGGTCCGCCAAACTGCACGAGGTGCTGGGCAGCGGCATCGGCATGCTGATCGAACTGATTCCCCAACTGGCGCTGATCGTCGGCCCCACGGACGCAGTGCCCGCGTCGGACCCGGCACAGGCCCAGCTGCGCCTGGACCGCCTCTTCCCCCGCTTCGTCGAAGTGTTCGCCTGCGCCGGGCATCCGCTGGTGCTGTTCCTCGACGACCTGCAATGGGCCGATGCCGCCACGTTGCGAATGATCGAACTGCTGATGGTCTCCTGCGACAAGAGCTGCATGCTGTTCATCGGCGCGTATCGCGACAACGAGGTGAGCGCCGATCATCCGCTGATCGCGCTGCGCGACAAGCTGCTCGCCCGCGAGGTACGCCTGTCGACGCTGTTACTGAGCGCATTGACCGAGCCGCAGGTGGCGCAAATGGTCTCGGCCACCGTGCGCGTGGCAACCCACGATTGTGCGCCGTTGACCAGTATTTGCTACCGCAAGACGGCCGGCAATCCCTTTTTCCTCAACCAGTTCCTCGCTTCGCTCAATGAGACGGGCCATCTGCGCTACCGGGCCGCCGACGATTGCTGGGACTGGGACCTGCCCGCGATAGAACAGGCCAAATATACCGACAACGTGGTCGAGGTGCTGCTGGAAAAAATCCGCCGCCTGCCCACGGTGACGCAGCATCTGCTGCAACTGGCCGCCTCCTGCGGCAACCGCTTCACGCTCGATACGCTCGCGCTGGCAATGGACCGCGCTCACCGCAAAACGCAGCAAGACCTGTGGCCGGCGCTCAGGGCAGGCTTGATCCAGCCGCTCGACGAACGCTATAAGTACGTCAGTGGCGACAGCGATGCGGCCAACAGCGGCGTCGCTTACCGCTTCCTGCACGACCGGGTGCAGCAGGCCGCCTACCTGGTCGCCGACGACGCTACGCGCGTGGCCAACCATCTGCTCATCGGCCGCTTGCTCCTGCGGCATACGGCGCCGCAGCACCAGGACGCAACACTGTTTGAAATCGTCGAGCAGCTCAACGCCGGTCGCGCGCTGATCAAAGATGCGGACGAGCGCGTGCAGCTGGCGACGCTCAATCTCCAGGCCGGCGTGAAGGCACGGCGTTCCGCCGCGTTCCAGTCCACGCTGGAACACATGCGCATAGGTCTCGAGCTGCTGCCGGAGCAGGCATGGAGCGTCCACGCCAGCCTTTGGCTCGACCTGCAGCTGGGCGCGGCCGAAGCGGCTTACCTGTGCGGCCAGTTCGATACGGCCGAGGCGATCTATCCACTGGTACGCGCCCGCTCCCTGAGTCCCTTGCAGCAGGTGCGCTGCATTGCCATCCAGGCGCACCAGTATCAATTGCAGGGCCGCCTGCTCGACGCCATTGCCGTGCAGCGCGACGGCCTGGCGCTGCTGCACATCGACATACCGCACGATGTGGCGCAGATGAAGGCGCGCTTCAGCGACATTCTCGCCGACATCGGACAGCAGCCTGGCGCGCACGCGCCCGACACCCTGCTGGCGGCCGATGACATGTGCGAGCCGGACGCCGTGGCCGCGATGCAGATGATGCAGGGCCTGTGGATGGCCAGCTACTACGCCGGCCAGCAGGATCTGAGCGCGCTGATGGTGGTGTCGATGACGCGGCTGTCGATGCAGCGGGGGAACAGCGATTTCAGCGCTGTCGCCTATGTCGGCTACGCGATGATGCTTGCGCTGTACAGCGGCGACATCGCGCGCGGCTACGCCTTCGGCGCGATGGCGATGGCGCTGGCCAGGCGCCGTGCCAACCTGCAGACGCGCACGCTCACGGGCCTGATGTTCGGCGCGCTCAGCAACCACTGGACGCAGCCGCTGCGCAGCTCCGACGCCCTGTACGAAGAAGCGTTTGGCTGGGCGCTGGAAATCGCCGACTTCGTGCAGGTCGGCGTGGTGGCGGCCGTGCGCGCCACCGACCGTATCATCCTCGGCGACTACCTGCCGCACCTGATGCACGACATCGAGCACGACCTGGCGCTGATGCGCGCCAACGGCCAGCAGGCGATGGCCGATTGCTGCGTCGCCGCCGCGGTCCAGCCGATCAAATGCCTGATGGGTCTCCTGCCCCGTCACGACAGCTACGATGATGGGGCCTTCAGCGAGGCGCGCTTCCTCGATCAGTATGGCGGCTCGCAGCTGTACCGCGCCTACTTCTTGCAGGGGAAAATACGCAACGCCTACCTGTTCGACAGCGCCGACGCCGAGCCGCTGGCCGGCCAGCTTGGCAGCGTCACCCAGATCATGCGCGGCCAGGCCAAGGTTGCCGAGTGCAGCTTCTACGCCGCGCTGATCCTGATCCGCGCCTTGCGGCGCGATCCTGCGCGTGACGATGCGGGCGATATGCTGGCCGTGGTCGGCACGCTGCAAACGAGCCTCGCCGAGTGGGCCAGGCAAGGCTCGGACAATAGCGACGCCAAGCATCTGCTGGTGATGGCCGAGATGGCACGCTACCGGGAAGACCTGCAGCTGGCCACGCGCTGCTACCAGCAGGCGATCGACGCGGCCGGCCTGGCGGGCTACGTCAACATACAAGCGCTGGGCAATGAACTGTGCGGCGAATGCTGGTTCGATCAGGGACAGGCGCGCGTGGCCGGCATCTTCATCCAGGACGCCATCGCGCACTACGGCCAGTGGGGCGCGCAGGGCAAGGTGGCGCAGCTGCAGGCGCGCCATGGCGCACTACTGTCAAGGATGGATGGCCGCGGCGCACAACGTCATTCCGTCTCCCACACGCACGGCAGTTCAGCGCTCGACCTGGCGTCGCTGCTGAAAGCGTCGCAGATCCTGTCGAACGAAGTGGGCCTGCGCAGCGTGCTGACGCGCCTCATTACCATCGTGTGCGAAAACGCCGGCGCGCAGGTGGCGCGCCTGCTGCTGCTGTCCGAAGGCAGCTACCAGCTGGAGGCCAATATCGATGGCGATGTCGTCACTGTCCTGCAATCGCGCCAGTTCGACCTGAACGCCGCCAGCGACCCGCAGTTCCCGCTGTCGCTGCTGCGCTACGTCATTCGCACCGGCGCCGAGGTGATCGAAGACTGCATCACGGGCGCCTCGCGCTTTGCCGCCGATCCGTACGTGCAGTTGCACCTGCCGCGCGCCGTCATGTGCCTGCCGATACGGCACGGCGGCCAGATCGGCGGCATCCTGTATTTCGAGAACCGGCTTGCAGAAGCCTCGTTCACGGAGGAACGCGTGGCGTTCCTGCGCATGCTCGGCGCCCAGGCGATGATCTCGATCTCCAGCGCCAGGCTGCATGACAGCCTCGAACGGCGCGTTGCCGAACGCACGGAACAGCTGGAAGACGCCAACCGCAAACTGGCGACCTTGTCCATCACCGACGGTCTGACCGGCCTGGCGAACCGGCGTCATTTCGACGACGTATTGCGTGCCGAATGTGCGCGTGCCACGCGCGTCGGCCGGCCGCTTGCCGTCATCATGCTCGATGTCGACTACTTCAAGCGCTTCAACGACAGTCACGGCCACCAGGCCGGCGACGCATGCCTGGTGCGGGTCGCGCATGCGCTGGCGGCCGGCATGCGGCGCGCGGGCGACCTGACGGCGCGCTATGGCGGCGAAGAGTTTTCGATCGTGCTGCCCAACACCGGCGCGGACGAAGCGCGCCAGATCGGCGAAGCACTGCGGCGGGCGATCGAAGATCTGGGTATCTCCCACGCGAATGCGGAGGCGCAGCAGGTGACGATCAGCGTCGGCATCGCGGTCCAGCCGGCACCGAAAGCCGCCGATCCGGACGCCCTGCTGCGCCTGGCCGATGCCGCGCTGTACCACGCCAAGGATGAGGGGCGCAATTGCGTGGTGCTCAGGGTGCTGCCGCCTGGCTGA